The stretch of DNA CCATTGGGCGCCAGGACAGCTCGGCTCCAAGACACTGGGATGCTACGGCTCCCAGTTCTTGCCCGTCATCAGGTTGTAGGCAGGATCCATCTTGTCATCCTGCTTCAGCCCCAGTTTCACTGGGTTGTAGACCACCCGCTCCGGCGTGGTGATGGTCTCGGTGACGACCACCTCATCCCGGAGGATCTGCGTGACCTTGCCGCCCGAGCGACCCATCCGCGAGTTGCGGCGCACGATGTGGCCACGACCCATCGGGTCCTCCACCATGGCCATCGGGTTGGCATCTCCCGACACCACGGCCACCAGCTTGAGCTGATCGATGTCCCACTGACAGAGCGCCTCGGCGCAGGCCGTCAACGGCTGCGCGCCCACGGGCGTGTCGGCGGCCTTGATGTCTTCGATGGGGCTGCGGAACGGATCACGCTTGCCCACCGGGTTGTAGTTGTAGACGTACAACGGAGCAGCCACCGCGGGCTCCGCGGGTTTCTCCGGGGGAGGCTCTTCCTCCGCCGCCGGCCTGGCCGCCACGGGCGGGGGCGGAGGCGGCTCCTCCTCGCAACCCGCCAGGCAGAGGGCCAGTGCCCCCGAAATGAACATGGAGTGGAACGTCTTCATCCTCAGGACCCCTTGTCGCCCCAATTCCAGGACCGATCAAGTTTCTGCGACGACATTGGTTTTCGGTGGGCCTCGCCTATTTGACGAAGCGGAAGGTCGTGGCCATGAACGAACTGCTGAGCACCACCTTTTCGTTCTTCACCCGGGCGCCTTCGAGCTTGATGTTGTTGACGTTCACGATGCGCCGCATGTTCGACACCTCCTGCAGGAACATGGCGATCTCGTGGTAGTTGCCGCTCACCACCATGCGCACCGGGATGCGCGAGAAGAACTCGTCGCCCACCACCGCCTCGGGACCCGGTTCCACGCGGGAGATCTCCAGCCCCGACTTCTTGCCGATGTCGTTGAGCTGCGCGAGCAGCTCCTCGACATCCTTGTTCTGGGGCAGCTCGGTGAGCGCCTCGGCGAGCTTCTGCTCCAGCACGTCCATCTCACGCCGACGCTCGTTGAGGTTCTGGGCGATCTCACTCTTCTCCGCCAGATCCAGATCCAGCTTGCGCTGCTGCGCGCGCAACGCGACCGACTCATCCTCCAACGGCTGGATGACGAGGAAGTAGTTGGCGGCGGTCATGAGGACCACCAGCGCCGCCAGTCCACCGAACTTCACCGCGGGCTGCGCCTTCACGATCCTGTCGAGATACTTGTCCATCGCGATGCGTCCCTTCAGATGGCGTAGTTGGAGGAGAGGGAGATGTCGAAGTCCACCGTGGACACCTCACCCGGCTTGGACTGGCTCTGCTGCTGCTGGGTGCTCCTGAGGTCCACGTTGGTGAAGAAGGGCTTGATGTCCCCCACCGGGAACTCCTCGATGGAGATCTCGGCCGACAGCAGCTCGACACGCGAGGTCTTCGCATCGCGGCGCTGCTCCACCAGGCGGCCAATGCCCTTGGGCGTCCACACCATGCCGTTGAGGTTGCGCATCAGCTCGGCCACGTCGTCATGGCTGACGGCGGAGCCAATCAGGCTCACCGCGCCCTGCTCCTCGTTGAAGCTCTTGATCCAGGCCTTCTTCGGGATGGAATTGGCCAGCGCGTCCAGCATCCGCACGGGTCCGGAGCGGCCGCGGCGCAGCTCGTCCAGCACCGCGAGCTTCTTCTCCACCTCGGCCTTGCGCTCGTTGATGTGCTGCACCTCACCGATCGTCTTCTCGAGGTCGGCGATGCGCTTGCGGGTCTGCGCGATGCCTTCCTTCTGCTTGGTCACGACGCCGTCACGGTCGGAGTACCAGAAGAAGTTGCCCGCGCCCGCGCCCAGCAGGACGAGCGCGAAGAGGGCCAGGATCTGCCGGCCCGCCTCCTGCTTGACTTTCTTGCGGACGGGCAAAAGGTTGATGCGGATCATCATGTGAGTCGGTCCTTCGGAAGGTGAGGGAGATCAGGCCAGCTTGTCGCCAGGACGCCGGAGTGCCAGACCCACGGCCACCGCGGCCATCGGCGCCACCTCCATGATGAAGGCGGGGTCGAACTTGCGGTTGTCCACGTCGATCTTCCGGAAGGGGTTGAGGATCTCCACGGGCACGCCCACGCGCGTCTCGATCGTCTTGAACAGGGCCGGAATCTTGGCGGTCCCGCCCGACAGGTAGACCTTGGTGAAGTTGGCGTCCACGGCGGTGCCCGCGTAGAAGTCCAGCGAGCGCTGGATTTCACCGGCCACCTGCTCCGCCACGCTCAAGAGCACGCGCTCGACCTCCTGGGGGACGACCGCGTCCGCGTCGCTGCGGGTGCCGCCGATCTTCAGCGTCTCCGCCTCCTCGTAGGAGACGTTGAGCTGCTTCTGGATCTCCTCGGTGAACTGGTTGCCGCCGATGGTCACGTCGCGGGTGAACACCGTGATGCCGTTGGAGATGATGTTGATGTTCACCACCGAGGCGCCCGCGTTGATGAGCACCACGGTCTCCTTGTCGGGGATGTCGTAGTTGGTGGCGAACATGTTCTGGACGGCGAAGGCGTCCACGTCCACCACCACCGGCACGAGCCCGGACTCGGACACCACCGTGGTGTAGTCGTTGATCATGTCCTTCTTGGCCGCCACGAGCAGCACGTCCATCTGGCCGGTGGCGTCATTGCCCCCCGCGTCGAGGATCTGCGTGTCGATGTTCACGTCCTTGACGTCGAAGGGGATGTACTGCTCGGCCTCCCACTGGATGCTCTCCTCGAGCTCTTCCTGGCTCATGCGGGGCATCTGGATCTTCTTGATGATGACCGAGTGGCCCGACACGCCGATGGCGACGTCCTTGCTCTTGATCTTCAGCTCGGTGAGCAGCTCCTGGAGCGCCTGGACGATGGCGGTGGAGTTCATGAGGGCGCCATCGACGATGGCCTCGGGAGGCAGCGGCTTCATTCCGAAGCTCTGCAGCGCGTAGCTCACCTGGCCGCGCTTGCGCTGCTCCTTGAGGAGAATCATCTTCACCGAGGTCGATCCGATATCCAGACCGAGAGCCAGCTTACCCTTCGCCATACAGTCGTCGCTCCGTGGAGGAGCCGCCAGGGTAGCACCGGCTGGCAAGCCCTCCTAAAAAGTGCCTCGTGGCAGCCCGCCCAGCAGGCGGCCAGCTTGTCCCCCGAAGTCCCACGGCGGTGCACCCACGCCGCTTCCGCGGGGGCCGATTTTCCGGCCTGGGGCGCGTTTCGTCAAATCCCACCGGGTGCCGCCTCCTGCCTCTTGGGGCGGGCTGTCAACCGGATGGGTGCCCGATGTGCGCGGCGATACCGCGCTCCTTGCTTTTATACAGCGGGGCGCGACGGCTCCCACACCTCAGCGCACGCCAGTCACCAACACGTTCACGGGAGCCGGCAGGATCGCGCTGAGCCAGGGACCGAGCAGCATCACCTCGAGTGCAGCGATCGACAGCCAGGGGCCAAAGGGGAGGTTGGAGGGGCCCGGCACCCAGTCGTCTTCCTCGTCGTCGTCCTCCTTCTCGCCCTCGCCCGCCCCATCCACCACCGGGGCCTGCTCCGCCCCCGCCCCCTCGGGGAGGGCGTCCCCCTCGGGAAGCGGCGCGGACGCCGCATCGGGAGCTGGCGGGGAGGGAGAGTCGGCGTGGACGGGAGGAGGCTCGGTGGGCGTGGGAGGCGACTCGGGGGCAGGAGCGGGTCCCGCCCGGCCGTGGAGGAGCAACATCACCGAGCCCACCACGGCCCCTTGAAGCGACGACAGGAAGATGACGCCGAGCAGCGGCTTCCAGGTGAGGAAGGCACCGATGAGCGCGAGCAGATCCTTGTCCCCCGCCCCCAGTGCCTCCTTCTTGAAGATCTTCTCTCCCAGCCACTCCATCGCCCAGAAGACGAAGAAGCCCGTCAGCGCGCCGATGATGGAGTCGCGCACCCGCGTCAGCCCCAGGGGCGCCGAGAGCACCACCCCCGCGGCGATACCCGGCCAGGTCAGCTCGTGCGGAAGAATCCAATGCTCCAGATCGATGAAGGACAGCGGCACCAGCACCAGCACCAGCACCAGCGCGGAGACGAGCTCCGGCGTCCAGCCGAAACGGCGCTGGCAGGCGAAGAAGAGCGCCCCGGTGAGCAGCTCGATCAAAGGATAGCGCCAGGAAATGGGCTGGCCGCACGAGCGGCAGCGCCCGCGCAGCACGAGCCAGGAGAGCACCGGCACGTTGTCGAACCAGGCCAGGGTGTGGCCGCACTTGGGACAGCGCGAGCGGGGCCGCACGATGCTCTCACCCGTGGGAACCCGGGCGATCACGACATTCAAGAAACTACCGAAGACCAGGCCCAGGACCACCACCCACGCCACGGCCATGCCTTCCACCCACTGAGGAGTCACTGTGTTCGCGTCCCTTCTTGTCGCGCCAACACCCCGAGCCACGCAGCATAGGATCCGGGCGACCCCCGGGGGCAGACGATTCCTGTCACTCCAGTGACAAAAATGGGCACCCGTTTTCCGGCTTCCGCCTTCGTTGTTCGCTCATGCGCCTGGGGAGCGGCCGCGGCCCGCGTGTTTTGACGCTGGCACTGATCATGCTATCCATTCGCTGCGGCTTCGGCCGTCATCCCCCCTGCCGTTCCGAGAAAGAAACCCCATGAACCGTCTCTTCGTTCGCAAGAACCGCGGCTTCACGCTCATCGAGCTCATGATCGTGGTGGCCATCATCGGCATCCTCGCCGCCATCGCCATCCCGAACTTCATCAAGTTCCAGGCCCGCTCCAAGCAGGGTGAGGCCAAGGCCAACCTGAAGGCCTGGTTCACCTCGCAGCGCGCCTACCTCCAGGAGAAGGACAAGTACTCGGAGAACGTGCAGACGGTGGGTTTCTCGCCTGAGCGTGGCAACCGCTACGCCTACTACTTCGCGACGGGCCGCACCTGCGTCATCCGCCAGACGTCGGGCGTGACCGACACCAAGGGCGCCCACTGCATCACCGTGGACAGCGCGAAGTTCGCGGGCTCGTCCACGCCGGACCCCGTCGAGCCGACGAGCGCGTCGTACACGGGCGCGGGTTCGGACCCGGGCATGCCTGGCCTCAACGGCTGCAACACCGGCATCGGCTGCAACATCTCCGGTCTGGCCGCCGGTAACGTCGACAACGACTCCGTGGGCATCGACACCTGGTGGATCTCGACCAAGGACACCACCAAGATCAGCGCCGTCTGCGGCAACGACGAGTCGGTGACGGTCGCCGGTTCGCCCTTCCTCGCCAACAACGACGTCGACTGCGACAGCTGATACTCGTCCGAGCACGGGGCTTGACCCAGGTCGGTCAATCCTGAGAGTTCCAAGGACATCTGGACACCGTCCAGATGTCCTTTCTATTTTGATGTCCCTCGCCATGAAGTCGCGCCCCTTCCTTTTTCCTGTCGTGACGAGCCTGTGCGGTCTGCTGGCGCTCTTGCTGCTGGTGGACCCACCGCGCAAGCCCGCGCGTGGTCCACATCAGGAGGTCCTGCTGCCCCGAGAGGATGTGCTGCGCGTGGTGGGCCGTGGCTACATCCAGATGATCGCGGACTACCTCTGGATCCAACTCGTCCAGACCGCGGGCCGAGCCGTCACGGCCGAGGAGTACCGCGACCTCTACCCCTACGCCGAGCTCATCACCGATCTGGATCCCTACTTCGACATGGTCTACAGGTTCGCCGCGGGGACGCTCCCCACCAACCTCGGGCGCGAAACCTGGGTCAACACGGAGGAATCCACCCGGCTGCTGCGCAAGGGCCTGAAGCTCTTCCCCGATGATCTCAAGATGAACATGTTGCTCGCCTACAACCTGAGCACCTTCGAGAAGAACTATCAGGAAGCGGCCCAACTGACCGAGCGGGCCTCGCGACTGCCGGGCGCGCCCGCCTACCTTCCCCAGCTCGCCACGCGGCTGTACGCCCAGGCCGGCTCGGTGGATGCCGGTCTCGCACTGGCCGAGTCCCTGTTGGACTCGGCCGAGGACGAAGCCACGCGGCAGCTGTTCGAACAACGCATCCGGGACCTGGAGCTGGAAGCGGAGCTGCAGCGCGTGGACGTCGCCATCGCGCGCTTCCACGAGACGTACGGCGTGCTGCCTCCGGACGTGGACACCCTGTCATGGCTGGGCTTCCTGTCCGAGCCCCCGCATGACCCCCAGGGGGGTGGATTCTTCATCGGTTCTGACGGGCGCGCCTACTCGAGAACCCAACAGCGACGCTTGGAGATCTTCACCCCCTTCAACCGCGGCCGCGGTTGATCAGCGCCCGCGGAGCCCTGATGTCCATGGATGCGCCCATCCCCATCGAAATCCGAGAGCTGTCCAAGACGTACCGGCTCGGCTTCTTCATGAACCGACAGGTTCGCGCCCTGCAGTCGCTCGACCTGAAGATCCTGCCCGGCCAGGTGTATGGCCTGCTCGGTCCCAACGGAGCCGGCAAGTCCACCACCATCAAGATCCTGCTGAACCTGGTGCAGGCCACTGGTGGAGAAGCACGGCTCTTCGGCCTGCGGCCCCAGGACCGGGAAGCCCGCCGCCGCGTGGGCTACGTGCCCGAAAACCCCGCCCCCTACGAGTATCTCACCGGCCGCGAGTTCGTCACGCTGGCGGGGCGGCTGATGGGCATGAGCGGCAAGGAGTTGGATGCCCGGGTCGAGCAGGTGCTGGGCATGGTGCAGATGACCCGCGCCGCCTCCCTGCAGATCCGCCGCTACAGCAAGGGCATGGTGCAGCGCGTGGCACTGGCCCAGGCCCTGGTGTCCAGACCCTCGCTGCTCATCCTGGATGAGCCCACCTCGGGATTGGATCCCGTGGGCCGCCGACAGATCCGTGACCTCATCCTCGAGGAGCGCCACCGGGGCACGACGGTGCTCTTCTGCACGCACATCATCCCGGACGTGGAGACGCTCTGCGACCGCGTGGCCGTGCTGGTCGGAGGCCGGCGCGTGCGCGAGGGCAGCGTGTCCGAACTGGTGAGCTCACAGGCCACGCACATGGAGATCACGGTGGAGGGAGTGCCGCTCGAGCGCATCCAGGCGCTGGGCTTCGAGCTGGAGCAGGCCCAGGCGCTGGAGCAGCGAGTGATCCTGCGCGTGCGCGACGCGGACAGCCAGCCCCTGCTCAAGCGGCTCCTCGAACTCAATGGGCGGGTCACCCAGTTGCAACCCACCCGGTTCTCGTTGGAGGACCTGTTCCTGCGAGCCCTCGAGGAGGCACGCCAGGGCCCCGTGGGAGGAGAGATTTCATGATGGGTTCATTCATCGCCCTCACGCTCAATGGCTTCCGGGAAGCGCGGCGCAACCGCGTCACGCTGATCGTGGCCATCTTCGCGCTGAGCCTGCTGCTGTCCTCCTCACTCGTGGTGGAGGTCACCGTTGGGGTATTCGATCGGGTCATCACCGACATGGGTCTGGGCTCGATGAGCCTGATGCTGGTGCTGCTCACCATCTTCCTGTCCAGTGGGCTCATCTCGCGGGAAATCGAGCGGCGCACCATCTTCCTCATGGTGTCCAAGCCCCTGTCGCGAGGCGCCTTCCTGGTGGGTCGGCTGTTCGGCAACATGCTCACCGTGACGGTGCTGCTGCTGGCCATGGCCGCGCTCTTCTTCCTGCTGTTGGGCTTCTACGCCGTCCCCATCACCCCCGCGCACCTGGCGGCGGTGGGCATGCTGTGGTTCGAGCTCTGGGTGCTCAGCGGCGTGGGCTTCCTGATGTCCAGCTTCTCCCACCACCAGACGGTGTCCGCCTTCGTCACCGTGAGCGTCTACGTCGCGGGAAACCTGTCCTCGGACATCTACTTCCTGGCGCGCAAGTCCAAGAGCGACGCCCTCCAGGCGCTGGGCGAGGCCGTGTACTACGTGCTGCCCAACCTCTCCCGCTTCAACTACCGGCCCCAGGCGTCGTACGCCGCCGCCGTCTCGTCCTCCCAGTTGCTGTCCGACATGGCCTATGGCGCGGCCTATACCGCCGTGCTGGTGTCGCTGGCCGTCCTGCTCTTCAACCGGCGCGACTTCCGCTGACACGCCCTCCGAGGGGCGTGCCCGCGAAGGACGACGTCAGGTGTCGTCCTCCCGATCCGACAGCCCGTGCTTGGCCAGACGGTAGCGGAAGGAACGGAACGTCAGGCCGAGCAGGTCCGCCGCCCGCGTCTTCACCCCACCCGCCTGCGCCAGGGCGGCCACCAGGTAGTGCCGCTCGGCCTCATCGAGGTGACGCTCCAGGGAGAAGCCCGCCCCGAGCGCCACCTCGGGCGCGGTGGCGGCCGCGGGCTGCACGGGCTCACCCCGGAGCGAGGGCGGCAGCGAGGCCAACGTCAACACGTCTCCATCCGCCAGCGTCGCCGCGCGCTCGACGACGTTCTCCAACTGGCGCACGTTGCCGGGGAACGGATAGGCGGACAGTACCGCCAGGGCCTCGGGAGAGAAGCGCAGGCCCGGCCGCTCCAGCTCCCGGCGCTGCCGGGCGAGGAAATGCTCCGCCAGCGGCGCGATGTCCTCCGGCCGCTCGCGCAGCGGCGGCAGCTCCAGGGTGATGACGTTGAGCCGGTAGAAGAGATCCTCCCGGAAGCGGCCCGCCTTCACCTCGGCGTCCAGCCGCCGGTTGGTGGCCGCCAGGATGCGGGCCTGGAAGGGAATCTCCGCCGAGCTGCCCACCGGCTTGACCTTGCGCTCCTGCAGCACGCGCAAGAGCTTCACCTGGGTGGCCAGCGGCACCTCGCCAATCTCATCGAGGAACACCGTCCCCTCGCCCGCGTGCACCAGCAGGCCGGGGCGATCCTGCGTGGCCCCGGTGAAGGCCCCCTTCACGTGGCCGAACAGCTCGCTCTCCAGCACGCCCTCGTTGAGCGCCGCGCAGTTGATGGGCAGGAAGGGCTGTCCCGCCCGGGGGCTCTTGAGGTGCAGCGCCTTGGCGATGAGCTCCTTGCCCGTTCCGCTCTCGCCATGGATGAGCACGGTGGAGCGCGTGGGGGCCACCTTGTCCACCATGCTCCACACCGCGCGCATCCGCTCGCCGCGGCCCACCGCCATCACTCCCACGCCGGGCACCAGGTGCTCGCGCAGCGAGACGTTCTCCTGGCGCAGCGTGCGCTTCTCCAGCGCCTTCTGCACCAGCAGCAGCAGCTCCTCGTTGTCGAAGGGCTTGCCGATGTAGTCGTACGCGCCCTCGCGCATGGCCTCCACCGCCGAGGCCGCGGTGCCAAAGGCGGTGACGACGATGACCTCGGGAGGATCGCTCTGCGCCCGGGCGGCCCGCAGCACGTCCATGCCGCTCTGCGAGGCCCCCAGCTTCATGTCGGTGATGACCAGATCCACCAGGGTGGACTCCAGCACCTCGCGCGCCGCCCGCACGCCCTCCACGCACGTCACCCGGTAGCCCGAGCGCAACAGCAGGACCTCCAGGACCACGCGCATCGAGCGCTCATCGTCCACGACCAGGATGTGCACGGTGTCGACCCTCCTTCTCCTTCAGTCCCGCATGGGCAATTGGATGAGGAACCCAGTGCCCTCCTGGGGAGAGGAGGACACGCGGATGTTGCCACCATGTGAGCGCACGATGGAATGCGCCGTGGACAATCCCAGGCCGGTTCCGCCCTCCCGGGTGCTGAAAAAAGGCTCGAAAATGCGCGAGAGGTGTGCCGGGGGAATGCGCCCCCCCGAGTCCCAGATGAGCAGCTCCGCCCAGGAGTCCTCGGGCCGCAGCGTCACACGCACCCATCCCCCCTCCTCCGTCGCCTGGAAGGCATTGCGCAACAGGTTGATGAGCACCTGCCGGAGCTGATCCGCGTCCACGAGAATGCGCAAGGGAAGCAGCTCCGTCTCCACGCGCACCTGACGGGCGAGCGGATCCGCGCGCAGCATCTCCACCGTCTCCGCCACCAACGCCTCCAGGTCCACCTCCTGCTTGAGCGGAGGCGGCGGGCGGGCAAAGCGCAGGAAGTCCTCCACCAGCTTGGAGAGCCGATCCGACTCGCGCAGCAGCACGTCCACGAGCCTCGCCGACACGGGATCCCCGGAAGACCCCTGCACGAGCAACTGGGCCGAGCCACGCATGGCGGCCAGGGGATTGCGGATTTCGTGCGCGAGCTGAGCGGCCAGGGTGCCCAGCGCGGCCAGCCTGTCGGCGCGCCGCAGATCCTCCTCGATGCGGCGCAGCTCGGTCAGGTCCTGGAACACGATGAGCGTGCCCTCCCGCTCGGTGTCCCCCAGGCCCGTCACCGTCAACCCGAGCGTGCGCTCGCCCTCCCGCGTCTGCACGGACAGCTCCCGGCGGCGCAGGTGGGCATCCACTCCGAGCGCTCCTGGCAGAAGCGACTCCACGGGAGAGCCCGCCACCGCCGCCGCCGCGTCCAGCCCGAGGATGGCACTGGCGGCGCGATTGACGAAGGTGACGCGGCCCTCCGCGTCACACGTGATGAGGCCCGAGGGCATGCAGGTGAGGATCTGCTGCTGCAGGGTGCCCAGCTTCTTGAGGTCCGCCTCGCGCGCGGACAGCCGCCCGCCCGTGGCCGAGAGCTGGCGCGCCAGATAGCCCGCGAGCACCGCGATGAGCACGAGCGCGAGCAGGTTGCTGCCGATGAGGAAGGCGACCCGCTGGAGGCTCAAATCCCCCACGGCCGTGGGGGACGCCAACCAGCGCGACCGCACCGCCACCAGCAGCAACGAATAGGTGAGCGCGCTGGCGAGCGCGGCCAGCAGCGCGCCGCGGCCATCCAGCAGGATGCTCGCGCCGATGACGGCCAGCAGGTACAGGAAGGTGAAGGGGCTGTCTCCCACGCCGGTGAGGAAGACGAGCACCGAGGCGATGAGCAGGTCGCCCACCACCTGCACCACCGCCGCCAACCGGTCCGCCCAGCCCCCCCGGAGCATGAGGCCGTAGACGAGCGTGAAGAGATAGACGAGCCCGATGACCGCGAAGGACAGCATGTCGCCGTGGCTGGGCTCCTGCACGGGCTGCAGGAACACGCGGGCCGCGAAGGCCACGAGCGACAGACTGACGGCCACCGTGCGGAACACGGTGAGCCACGTCAGCCGGTTGCGCAGCGTGTGCGGCTGCGGCGAACCGGCGAACGAAGAAGCGCCGCTGTTACTTGACGGCACCGGCGATGGAGAAGATGGGCAGGTACATGGCGATGAGGAAGCCACCGACCACGCCACCCAGGAACACCATCATCAACGGCTCGATCATCGCCGTGAGGCCCGCGACCGCCGTGTCCACCTCGTCGTCGTAGAAGTCGGCGATCTTGTTGAGCATGGTGTCCATGGCGCCCGTGGCCTCACCCACGCCGATCATCTGCACCACCATGGGCGGGAACACCTTCGTCTCCAGCAGCGGTCCCGCGATGTTCTTGCCCTCGGCGATCTTCCCGCGCACGAAGAAGATGGCCTCTTCCACGGAGCGGTTGCCGGCCGTCTTGGCGGTGACGTCCAGCGCATCCAGGATGGGCACACCCGAGGAGATCATCGTTCCCAGCGTGCGGGTGAAGCGCGCCACCGCCACCTTGCGGATGACGGGCCCGATGATGGGGGCCAACAGGAACGCCTTGTCCAGGATGCGCCGTCCCTGGGGATTGCGGTAGATGTAGCCGAAGATGACCGACGCGGCGATCAGCCCGGCGAACACGTAGCCCAGGTAGTTCTGGCACCACTCGGACAGGTCCACCACGAACTGGGTGGGCCCGGGCAGGGCCTGACCGAAGTCCGCGAACATCTTCGCGAACACCGGCGTCACCTTGAGCATCAGCACCGCCGTCACCGCGATGGCCACCAACACGACGATGACCGGGTAGGTCATCGCGCTCTTGACCTTGCGCTTGAGCTTCTCGTTCTTCTCGCGGTAGTTGGCGAGCCGGTTGAGGATGTTGTCGAGGATACCGCCCACCTCGCCCGCGGCGCACAGCTGCACGAAGAGCTCGTCGAAGACCTTGGGGTGGTCCGCCAGGGCGTCGGCGAAGGTGGAGCCCTGCTCCACCTTGCTCTTGATGGCGAACACGACCTTGCGGAAGGCCGGGTTGTCCATCTGCGTGCCGAGGATGTCCAGGCACTGCACGAGCGGCAGGCCGGCGTCGATCATCGTGGCGAACTGACGGGTGAAGACGAGGATGTCCTTGCCCGTCACCGCCGAACCGATGGTGATGTTCAGGTCGGCGTCGAGCAGGCCCTTGCGGCGAACCTTGACCGGATTGAGGCCCAGCGACTTCAAACGGGCATTGACGGCCTCGATGTCCGAGGCCTCCATCTCGCCCTTCTTCGTCTCGCCAGACTTGGTCTTGGCTTCCCAGAGGAACTGGGCCGTGTTCTTCGATTTTTGGGGAGTGGACTTGGTCGCCGTTGCAGCCATCAGGCCTCCGAGAGGGACAGCATTCTATCCCACCGGTTGGAATTCACGAATTAGCGCCCCGCGGGACCGGCGGGCCGTTGACCAGGCATGCCGGCGGTGCTGCCCGCGAGGATGTTG from Cystobacter ferrugineus encodes:
- a CDS encoding two-component system sensor histidine kinase NtrB, which encodes MFRTVAVSLSLVAFAARVFLQPVQEPSHGDMLSFAVIGLVYLFTLVYGLMLRGGWADRLAAVVQVVGDLLIASVLVFLTGVGDSPFTFLYLLAVIGASILLDGRGALLAALASALTYSLLLVAVRSRWLASPTAVGDLSLQRVAFLIGSNLLALVLIAVLAGYLARQLSATGGRLSAREADLKKLGTLQQQILTCMPSGLITCDAEGRVTFVNRAASAILGLDAAAAVAGSPVESLLPGALGVDAHLRRRELSVQTREGERTLGLTVTGLGDTEREGTLIVFQDLTELRRIEEDLRRADRLAALGTLAAQLAHEIRNPLAAMRGSAQLLVQGSSGDPVSARLVDVLLRESDRLSKLVEDFLRFARPPPPLKQEVDLEALVAETVEMLRADPLARQVRVETELLPLRILVDADQLRQVLINLLRNAFQATEEGGWVRVTLRPEDSWAELLIWDSGGRIPPAHLSRIFEPFFSTREGGTGLGLSTAHSIVRSHGGNIRVSSSPQEGTGFLIQLPMRD
- a CDS encoding type II secretion system F family protein — translated: MAATATKSTPQKSKNTAQFLWEAKTKSGETKKGEMEASDIEAVNARLKSLGLNPVKVRRKGLLDADLNITIGSAVTGKDILVFTRQFATMIDAGLPLVQCLDILGTQMDNPAFRKVVFAIKSKVEQGSTFADALADHPKVFDELFVQLCAAGEVGGILDNILNRLANYREKNEKLKRKVKSAMTYPVIVVLVAIAVTAVLMLKVTPVFAKMFADFGQALPGPTQFVVDLSEWCQNYLGYVFAGLIAASVIFGYIYRNPQGRRILDKAFLLAPIIGPVIRKVAVARFTRTLGTMISSGVPILDALDVTAKTAGNRSVEEAIFFVRGKIAEGKNIAGPLLETKVFPPMVVQMIGVGEATGAMDTMLNKIADFYDDEVDTAVAGLTAMIEPLMMVFLGGVVGGFLIAMYLPIFSIAGAVK